In one Nostoc sp. KVJ3 genomic region, the following are encoded:
- a CDS encoding helix-turn-helix domain-containing protein has product MDKHQEILITAIRESCLTAREISVRAGVHESTISKFLDGKNDLKAGNYFKILHALPENCRIPALARIGVVELTPIQLIESATPKEKAEILQAIAAWVLQPGAISGKNTDTTDLQVAV; this is encoded by the coding sequence ATGGATAAACATCAAGAAATATTAATTACAGCAATTAGGGAAAGTTGCTTAACAGCAAGAGAGATTTCTGTTAGGGCTGGTGTCCACGAGAGTACTATTAGTAAGTTTCTTGATGGCAAAAACGACCTAAAAGCTGGTAATTACTTCAAAATCCTTCATGCCCTGCCAGAAAATTGTAGAATTCCAGCACTAGCGAGAATAGGAGTGGTTGAGTTAACGCCTATTCAACTAATTGAATCTGCCACACCGAAAGAAAAGGCTGAAATACTACAAGCGATCGCCGCTTGGGTATTACAACCAGGGGCCATATCTGGAAAAAATACGGATACTACAGACCTGCAAGTAGCAGTATGA
- a CDS encoding MarR family transcriptional regulator has protein sequence MTDTKIQGKFYPLQHEEWLRACRELTPAQRDVLYYLRTLDPYSTGMEVSPSRIAKDLSTAEKPVHRSTVGRALKALDEKGFVDMELLKVKVHVLTKGLHCCDEATSCDEATSCDEATSCNETTLLPDRNLGDHDATCAIATQQARARSITR, from the coding sequence ATGACAGACACAAAGATTCAGGGGAAGTTCTACCCGCTCCAACATGAAGAATGGCTAAGAGCCTGCCGGGAATTAACCCCAGCACAGAGGGATGTACTCTACTACCTTCGCACTCTCGACCCATACAGCACCGGAATGGAAGTATCACCCTCAAGGATTGCCAAGGATTTATCTACCGCAGAAAAGCCAGTTCACCGCAGCACTGTAGGGCGTGCCCTCAAAGCGTTGGATGAAAAGGGATTTGTCGATATGGAGCTTCTTAAGGTTAAGGTTCACGTTCTCACCAAAGGCTTGCACTGTTGCGATGAGGCAACAAGTTGCGATGAGGCAACAAGTTGCGATGAGGCAACAAGTTGCAATGAGACAACTTTGTTGCCTGACCGCAACTTAGGTGATCATGACGCAACTTGCGCGATCGCCACGCAACAAGCACGAGCCAGAAGTATTACCAGATAA
- the dnaB gene encoding replicative DNA helicase translates to MTEQLSFQGDGSDRLPPQNIEAEEAILGGIMLDPEAIGRVSDSLIPEAFYISAHKDIYQAALRLHSQGKPTDLLSVTSWLTDHEILVRIGGRNKLATLVDRTVSAVNIDALAGLVMEKYLRRQLIKAGNEIVHLGYETETELPKILDQSQQKVFQLSNQSFGSNTEHNSTISITAYKELDSGSPIYSTGLDELDNLMVGFEGGTLTIVAGRPSMGKSQISLQLALKMILLHDLPVAIFSLEMTKKQLEYRLWSLISVTNAYKHLGLTPLKSDRIRRHRSGNKPLADWEFTSIAKIVSVASELPLYMNDSRGITVSQIASECRQIKAKEGKLGLVVVDYLQMMAEDSGGNRSYELGDVARGLYKMAGELDVPVLALSQISRGVEGRQNKRPMMSDLSQSGILEMVADNIILAYRDEYYNSDTTDQGILELIMAKARHGETGTATVFFDKSYGIIQNLR, encoded by the coding sequence ATGACAGAACAACTAAGTTTCCAAGGTGATGGTAGCGATCGCCTGCCACCGCAAAATATCGAGGCAGAAGAGGCGATTTTAGGCGGTATCATGCTTGACCCAGAAGCAATAGGTAGAGTGAGCGATTCTTTGATTCCAGAAGCTTTTTACATCAGCGCTCACAAAGATATCTATCAAGCAGCGCTACGCCTTCATAGCCAGGGTAAACCTACAGACTTGCTCTCTGTCACCAGTTGGCTGACTGACCATGAAATACTAGTCCGTATTGGCGGGAGAAATAAATTAGCAACTCTGGTAGACCGTACGGTGTCAGCTGTGAACATCGACGCTTTGGCAGGGTTAGTAATGGAAAAATACCTGCGGCGGCAGTTAATCAAAGCTGGCAATGAGATTGTCCATTTGGGTTATGAAACTGAAACTGAGTTACCCAAAATCCTTGATCAATCGCAACAGAAAGTATTCCAGCTTTCTAACCAAAGCTTTGGTTCAAACACCGAACACAACAGCACAATTAGTATTACTGCTTACAAGGAATTAGATTCAGGAAGCCCTATCTACTCTACAGGACTTGATGAACTCGATAATTTAATGGTCGGATTTGAAGGCGGTACGCTTACCATAGTTGCGGGTAGACCGTCAATGGGAAAGTCCCAGATTTCGCTACAACTAGCTCTCAAGATGATATTGCTCCACGATTTACCTGTGGCTATCTTCTCGTTGGAGATGACAAAGAAACAATTAGAGTACAGGCTGTGGAGTTTAATTAGCGTCACCAATGCCTACAAACATTTAGGATTAACGCCACTGAAGAGCGATCGCATTCGCAGACATCGCTCAGGTAATAAACCCCTAGCAGACTGGGAATTTACAAGCATTGCCAAAATCGTCAGTGTTGCTTCAGAACTACCGCTTTATATGAATGACTCAAGGGGTATCACCGTTTCACAAATTGCATCAGAATGCCGTCAAATTAAGGCTAAAGAGGGAAAACTTGGGTTAGTTGTCGTTGATTACCTGCAAATGATGGCAGAGGATTCAGGGGGCAACCGCAGCTATGAACTAGGAGATGTGGCCAGAGGACTTTACAAAATGGCAGGGGAACTGGATGTACCCGTGTTAGCACTGTCGCAAATCTCTAGGGGAGTTGAGGGCAGACAGAATAAGCGCCCAATGATGAGCGACCTCAGCCAATCGGGAATTTTAGAAATGGTGGCAGACAATATTATTCTTGCTTATCGGGATGAGTACTACAACTCAGATACTACAGATCAAGGAATATTAGAACTCATCATGGCTAAGGCACGACACGGTGAAACAGGCACAGCAACGGTATTTTTTGACAAGTCCTATGGAATTATCCAGAATTTGCGGTGA
- a CDS encoding transposase has protein sequence MALFPRLLGGGEEIAYGGKGKGVLIHTLTEGNGMPLANSTTAANGNEREQVLPLLDKVKLRTLRRGRPRKKLKVLATDKGYDSKEKRAALRKRGIRPQIPKRVWKTKKNRGRPIKISVPRYQQERCFAWYQRKYRRLVVRWERKKVYFDAFIDLATIHIWIQRILLVG, from the coding sequence ATGGCTCTTTTTCCCCGCTTGTTGGGAGGAGGTGAGGAAATTGCTTATGGTGGCAAGGGGAAAGGTGTTCTTATTCACACACTGACTGAAGGCAATGGAATGCCCCTAGCTAACTCCACCACTGCCGCCAATGGTAACGAGAGAGAACAAGTATTACCTCTACTTGACAAAGTAAAACTGAGAACTTTAAGACGGGGTAGACCACGTAAAAAACTTAAGGTACTGGCTACTGATAAAGGTTACGATTCAAAGGAAAAACGTGCTGCCCTCCGTAAGCGAGGCATTCGACCCCAAATACCAAAACGGGTTTGGAAAACCAAGAAAAATAGAGGTAGACCTATTAAAATTTCTGTTCCCAGATATCAGCAAGAACGTTGTTTTGCTTGGTATCAACGTAAATATCGTCGCCTAGTTGTTCGTTGGGAACGTAAAAAAGTATATTTTGATGCATTCATTGATCTTGCTACTATTCATATCTGGATTCAAAGAATTTTATTAGTGGGATAG
- a CDS encoding chromosome partitioning protein ParA — translation MSDDNTIKSNNSKPQKRLIIVTGDKGGVGKSTFARALFQLYINKNLPCVTYEADLRNPQLERYFKKDYRPIIRYIDIFHRGGADDLLINLDESDCPITLLDLPAQSGGFFESYVKELSFFEVLKTDINCQVTMVSVISRVLDSINVLEKLRELCKDQVDYIVVKNLFHGEEEKFERYNDAFLRQNMLAEGLVELVMPDLFYKSYDFIDRHALTFNEGQTHKETNIVIKSRIKSWLAEFEAQIKPAFNLFGFDIQPDDCYYPAVVEKSKELREDEEKEKAKNQDPNLQSENIAA, via the coding sequence ATGTCTGATGATAATACAATCAAGAGTAATAATAGTAAACCTCAAAAGCGGCTAATAATTGTCACAGGTGATAAAGGTGGTGTGGGAAAAAGCACCTTTGCACGAGCGCTATTTCAACTGTACATTAATAAAAATTTACCCTGTGTCACTTATGAAGCTGACTTAAGAAATCCTCAGTTAGAAAGATATTTCAAAAAAGACTACCGACCGATAATACGTTACATTGATATTTTCCATAGAGGTGGTGCTGACGATTTATTAATTAATTTAGATGAGAGTGATTGTCCTATTACACTATTAGACTTACCAGCACAATCTGGAGGTTTCTTTGAAAGTTATGTCAAAGAGCTTTCATTTTTTGAAGTGCTTAAAACCGATATTAATTGCCAAGTTACGATGGTTTCAGTGATTAGTAGGGTTCTTGATTCCATAAATGTTCTAGAAAAACTGCGTGAACTTTGTAAAGATCAAGTAGATTATATTGTCGTCAAGAACTTATTTCATGGTGAAGAAGAAAAATTTGAGCGTTATAATGACGCTTTTCTGCGTCAAAATATGCTTGCAGAAGGTCTAGTAGAACTTGTGATGCCAGATTTATTCTACAAATCCTACGACTTTATTGACCGCCATGCTCTGACATTTAATGAAGGTCAGACTCATAAAGAAACAAATATTGTGATTAAATCGAGAATTAAATCTTGGCTTGCTGAGTTTGAAGCGCAAATTAAGCCAGCATTTAATTTATTTGGCTTTGATATACAACCAGATGATTGTTACTATCCAGCAGTTGTTGAAAAGTCTAAAGAGCTTAGAGAAGATGAAGAAAAAGAAAAAGCTAAAAATCAAGATCCAAATTTACAATCTGAAAATATAGCTGCTTAA
- a CDS encoding transposase, with product MAGRFEGLSDLEWKLFEDIFTEEASKRGKGMPHAPYRHVLNSLLYILITGCRWCDLPRGGVWASKSSSHRWLKRWRSDGTFEYLQGRILAMPAAGYAYADEKGLINWDFGAIDGSFSPLVGRR from the coding sequence ATGGCTGGACGTTTTGAAGGACTGAGTGACCTAGAGTGGAAGTTGTTTGAAGATATATTTACTGAGGAGGCATCTAAACGTGGCAAAGGAATGCCTCATGCACCATATCGTCATGTATTAAATAGTCTGTTGTACATTTTGATTACTGGGTGTAGATGGTGTGACCTACCACGTGGGGGTGTATGGGCATCGAAAAGCTCTTCTCACCGATGGTTAAAGCGATGGCGCTCAGATGGAACATTTGAATATTTACAAGGACGTATCTTAGCGATGCCTGCGGCGGGCTACGCCTACGCTGATGAGAAAGGTCTTATAAACTGGGATTTTGGAGCTATTGATGGCTCTTTTTCCCCGCTTGTTGGGAGGAGGTGA
- a CDS encoding DUF6753 family protein has translation MTNIAKVVEKVVAEYSEEKKAEVTDWILKLGVRPDDPLFNLYAELGTTQFALQQLPGRLDSLVVGWTDMVDDKLNSASKVAIHQQKSAIAEAAKDLVKMTKQGMALRKALSYAP, from the coding sequence ATGACCAATATTGCAAAAGTTGTTGAAAAAGTTGTTGCAGAATATTCTGAAGAAAAAAAAGCAGAGGTTACTGATTGGATACTTAAATTGGGTGTTCGGCCTGATGACCCCTTGTTTAACCTATACGCCGAACTAGGTACAACCCAGTTTGCGTTGCAGCAACTACCAGGTAGGCTAGACTCCCTTGTGGTGGGTTGGACTGACATGGTAGACGATAAGCTTAATAGTGCTTCTAAGGTGGCTATACACCAACAAAAGAGTGCGATCGCAGAAGCTGCGAAGGATTTAGTTAAGATGACTAAGCAAGGAATGGCACTAAGAAAAGCTTTAAGCTATGCTCCGTAA
- a CDS encoding non-ribosomal peptide synthetase, with protein sequence MEIPPQPFSNRKSQLSAAKRALLEKRLRGELVSPAKTLTIPKRSPEATLLLSFAQERLWFFNLLEPDNPAYNSSFSLKLSGHLDIAALEQSVNSVIERHEILRTNFTTENGEPQQVIHAHRPITLSRIDLRHHSVPEQTAEVNRLAAEHSQHPFDFAQAPLLRVMILQLGTIDYIILTTIHHIINDGWSIGIFIQELFTFYQGYRQGIEPILPELPIQYADYALWQRQYLQGDVLEKQLNYWKQQLAGIPSLLQLPSDRPRPPVQTNQGQTLAFSLNPTLTQQLRQLCQNAGTTLFMTLLAAFAVLLYRYSGQEDIAIGSPIANRDRTETQHLIGCLVNTIVLRTYLENNPSFTQLLAQVRETTLEAYAHQQIPFEKVVEALQPERNLSHTPLFQVMFVLQNTSIAPLKLPGLTLTPLQPQVSTALFDLTLTFEETATTLVGSWEYSTDLFAADTITRMTGHFQTLLEAIVVNPAQGIGELPLLTPSELHLMLVEWNNTATPYPKDYCFHQLFEQQVQRTPEATAVVFDNQHLTYQELDLQANQLAHYLQTIGVGAEVLVGLCVERSLDMVVGILGIFKAGGVYVPLEPTYPQERLAYILADASVAVLLTQRKLADLLPKHQTQIVYIDDDRLLSPQQKTPPICQSQPHNLAYAIYTSGSTGQPKGVLIEHLGLLNHLYAMIANLDLKETDAIAQTAPISFDISIWQILTLLLIGGRVHVFKYEIVREPVQLLEQIERQAISVLQIVPSLLKMLLEEVERSQPQIPHLCKLRWLLVTGEAFETNLQDWWFDYYSHIPMMNAYGPAECADDVTLYPYGGTKRARMQIEEAS encoded by the coding sequence ATGGAAATTCCACCACAACCTTTCTCAAATCGAAAATCACAACTTTCTGCGGCAAAACGAGCCTTGCTGGAAAAACGTCTGCGGGGAGAGTTAGTTAGTCCCGCGAAAACGCTAACTATTCCAAAGCGATCGCCTGAAGCTACCTTATTGCTTTCCTTTGCTCAGGAGCGATTGTGGTTTTTCAATTTACTAGAACCAGATAATCCAGCCTACAACAGTTCCTTTAGTCTCAAACTATCGGGACACCTAGATATTGCAGCACTTGAACAAAGCGTTAATAGCGTCATTGAACGCCACGAAATCTTGCGGACTAACTTCACTACAGAAAACGGCGAGCCCCAACAAGTTATTCATGCCCATCGACCGATTACCCTATCCCGCATCGACCTGCGTCATCACTCGGTACCGGAGCAAACTGCTGAAGTTAACCGTTTAGCTGCCGAACATTCCCAACATCCCTTCGATTTTGCCCAAGCACCTCTGCTGCGAGTCATGATTCTCCAGCTAGGAACAATAGATTATATTATCTTGACGACAATACATCACATCATTAATGATGGTTGGTCAATTGGGATTTTTATTCAGGAACTATTTACCTTTTACCAAGGTTACAGACAAGGAATAGAGCCAATTTTGCCAGAGTTACCGATCCAGTATGCAGACTATGCTCTCTGGCAACGGCAATATTTACAGGGTGATGTTCTTGAAAAACAATTAAATTACTGGAAACAGCAACTTGCTGGCATACCGTCTCTGCTGCAATTACCGAGCGATCGCCCGCGTCCACCAGTCCAAACTAACCAAGGACAAACCCTAGCCTTTAGCCTAAACCCAACATTAACTCAACAACTGCGACAGTTGTGCCAGAATGCTGGTACAACTCTCTTCATGACGCTGCTAGCAGCATTTGCCGTATTGCTCTACCGCTACAGTGGACAGGAAGATATTGCCATCGGTTCCCCCATTGCTAATCGCGATCGCACTGAAACCCAGCATCTGATCGGTTGCTTAGTGAACACAATAGTTCTGCGAACTTACTTAGAAAATAATCCGAGTTTTACCCAGCTTTTAGCGCAAGTCCGAGAAACTACCTTAGAAGCTTATGCCCATCAACAAATTCCTTTTGAAAAAGTTGTAGAAGCACTACAGCCTGAGCGTAACTTGAGTCATACTCCCCTATTTCAGGTGATGTTCGTTCTCCAAAATACTTCCATCGCCCCCTTAAAATTACCTGGGTTAACTCTGACACCTTTACAGCCTCAAGTCAGCACTGCCCTATTCGATTTGACCTTAACCTTTGAAGAAACTGCTACAACTCTAGTTGGTTCCTGGGAATACAGCACCGATTTATTTGCAGCAGACACCATTACTCGGATGACAGGACATTTCCAAACCTTACTGGAAGCAATTGTAGTCAACCCTGCTCAAGGTATTGGTGAATTGCCTTTACTGACACCATCTGAACTACATTTGATGCTGGTTGAGTGGAATAATACGGCTACTCCGTACCCAAAGGATTACTGTTTTCACCAACTCTTCGAGCAACAAGTCCAGCGCACCCCTGAAGCGACTGCTGTCGTCTTTGACAATCAGCATTTAACTTACCAAGAACTCGATCTCCAAGCTAATCAACTTGCCCATTACTTGCAAACAATTGGTGTTGGTGCAGAAGTTTTAGTAGGATTGTGCGTTGAGCGATCGCTCGATATGGTAGTTGGAATCCTGGGAATTTTTAAAGCGGGTGGTGTTTATGTTCCCCTTGAGCCAACTTATCCCCAAGAACGACTGGCTTATATCTTGGCAGATGCCTCAGTAGCAGTATTGCTTACTCAAAGGAAATTAGCCGATCTATTGCCGAAACACCAAACTCAGATTGTTTATATTGATGACGATCGCCTGTTGTCTCCACAGCAAAAGACACCTCCGATTTGCCAGAGTCAGCCTCACAACCTAGCCTACGCGATTTATACTTCAGGCTCAACAGGACAACCCAAAGGTGTTCTCATTGAACACTTAGGGTTACTCAATCATCTCTATGCCATGATTGCTAACCTTGACCTCAAGGAAACCGATGCGATCGCCCAGACAGCACCGATTAGCTTCGATATCTCTATTTGGCAAATCCTGACTTTACTGCTAATTGGTGGTAGAGTACACGTTTTTAAGTATGAAATTGTGCGCGAACCAGTCCAACTGCTCGAACAGATTGAGCGTCAAGCAATCTCTGTCCTCCAAATAGTTCCCTCACTCTTAAAAATGTTGCTTGAAGAGGTTGAGCGATCTCAGCCTCAGATCCCACACCTCTGTAAACTGCGTTGGTTATTAGTAACTGGCGAAGCTTTTGAGACTAATCTCCAAGATTGGTGGTTCGACTATTATTCTCATATTCCCATGATGAATGCTTATGGTCCTGCTGAATGCGCTGATGACGTAACTCTTTATCCTTACGGGGGGACAAAAAGGGCTAGGATGCAGATAGAAGAAGCCTCATAG